The DNA region AAAAGAAGATTCAGCCCATTtgattcagcccccccccccatagaaTCGCTGCTGCTGCGGACATGTTGaacacacaccttctctctctGGTGCGGCTTCGACACCCTGCTCTGCGGGATCACCTTCACCGCGTACATATGGTTGTTGGAGAGGTCCGTCATCTCGTAGCATCGAGCAAAGccgccctggggggggggggacaaagtgGATGATCAGGTCTCAAGGCAGCAAGTTGAAAGCTGCATTGATTAATCAGCTGCACAGGCCCAGATCAATAACTGCGGGACAGACGGAGCAACAACGCCTCCTACAGCGGTAGGATCGAGAGCACCATGATCACGCACCCGCTCATTCACGCACAGCTTTCTTTTTAACGCGATCAACAGTGGCAGGAGAGGCGCGTGGCAGGGGGGACGCGGGGGGACGCGGCGGGCTGGCTGCTGCATTCATTAAGCGTCACATCCAGACGCGTCCAGCGCTGCGGCAGGAAGCGGGAGGAGGGACACGCTTGGCCGGACGCCCGCGCGGATGACGAGCAACTGTTGCTCTGTTCACGCGCGTGGACACCAGGAGCCCGTTTAATCCTCCCAGGTCGCGTTAATATGCGCCAATGCTTGTGAACGCACGCATCCGGTCTACacggtgcgatgccaggggtgcgcgcgcgcgcacatgAGCTGGCACACCTTGCGTCTGATTCATTCACGATGCTCGGAGGAGGGGGTGAGCCACGAGGTCATATTTCCGCATTAGCAGGCACACCTGGAGAACACCGATCCAGCGCGTGAGACAGGGAGACGAGGCGTACCTTCCCCAGGAGCTTCCCTTTGCTGTAGGACCGGCCCGTCATGGAGTCGCTCACCACCGGCGCCAGCTCCGCTTTGGCTTGTTCCGCCTTATTCTTGTTCGTTTTGGCCGCGGCGGGCGGCTGGAGAGCTCCGCGCTCCGGAACGGGCTTCAGCACATCCGCGTTCATGGCGTGGCACGAAACACGCTGCGCCGCGGGGACGTGCGTGTCCATGGGAGAGACGAGCAGCTTTCACTCGGTTCCTTTCTAAACGTCTTTTCGCTGGTGCGCACTGATACGTCCACCGCACCCGACAGGATCCATCCGGCGTGTCCGTGCGCGGCTCTCGCAGCCTTTATAGGCGCGTCTGACGTCACGGAGTCGGAGGCGGGGAGAAGCCCCGTTTGGCCCCGGACGCGAATTCACCGAGAAGTGAAGCGAAACCATGAATGAAGCCGCGGACGGAACCAGTTTTCCTGCCGTTATTGTTTCCTACTTCAGGAAAGTTTTTCCAAGGTAAAAGTTCAGTGCCTCACGCACGCGCTTCTCATTCCAGATGATTTCTTGATCCACACCAATAATCTCACCTCCGAAGACCGGACGCGCTCGTCAGCAGCTGCTCGACGGCGCCCCCTGGCGGACACCCAGCGTGGCCACACGTGGTAACCACAAGAAACTCGCTCGGTCGATATTTGAGGGCCAACGGTTGATGTCGAGACGAGACACAAATAACCACAAATTCTGGCAAAACATTTGTTGAAAAGTGTAGCAAAGAACAAgaatgttgccatggcaacagggctGTGGGAAGCCAATGCAGCAATAAAGAAAGAACGATGCAACAAtgtgagaggaagagcagacctGACGTCGCTTCCTCGGTCCCCATCTGATTATTGTAGCTGCACCTCCTCCCTTGGCTGTTGTCCAttcacgtccccccccccccccccccagccaataAACACCCACAATTCCCTGCAGCTGAAGGGCTTGGCGGTTTGGGACACTTGTGCATTGACGCCATGGTTGCAAGCTTTGACCAATGAATGTCCACTTTTAATCAACACAAAATAGATTCTTTCCGATACTTTGAGCTGGGGGCTGCAGAAAGGCCACATCACAGGTGGCCTGAAGTCTTGGCCAGAGCTCTTTCAGATACATCAAGCACCGATCAAACAGTGTGATTGCTCCTGTTTTGGCAGATCCCCACTGGAGAAGATCGTGGTGTCACCTGGGTTCTATCCTGACTGGAGCCACGACTCTTCCATCttggacaccagcagcagagctgcagctccgtcCTTTCATATGGGGAcgttacatttttaatgatgtATCATTGTGTCTGGATGCCTGTATCtctttttcctttcagtttCTGTGCTTATTATTAAACCGCTTATTGGCTGTGGAGACACGGCTTCCTGCTcgatggcgccccctgctggagacaACTGGAGCAGGTTCTGGATGAACTTACACATTTTACAGACAGACTATCGACTTGTTGACTCATCGGGGCTTTTCTTTCTGAATGACACCCCGGCTACAGTTCAGAAGTCCATGGTGTCTCCTCGTCTCTTCTCCTGGGACTCCGCCCAGGCTTTGTTGAGCGTTCTCTTCGTCTCGTCGTCGCCCTCTGAGTAGATCTTCTTCAGTATGTTCATCAGGCCCTGGCTGGGGTCGCTGCTGCCGTCTACACCGGCATGTCTGTTGTTTTGGGGGgcaaaatgttgttttaaatcCTCAAATTTAGAGTGAAAATAATTGAGACATCAACCATTTCTCTGGACTCActccttcttctctttggtCTGCTGTTCCACCTTTGTGAGGCACTCCCACTTCTGACTTGTCTGCTTCTTGCACATGACCAGAACCATGTCTCTTTTTATCTGTTGAAGGGAAACATGGGGTTTTGGAAAGGTGCACCTCAAAACTAACGGCTAAAAATTCATGCAAAAAAGGGGAGAGTCTGAGAAAGCCGCACTTCTTTCACAGCAACAGAAACGAAACATCCAATTAGTTCCAAACATGCACAGCTTTACCTTTTTAAAACTGTCTTTTGGGTCAATAGGATGTAAAAGGTTGAAGATATTCATCTGGTGATTTTGTTGCGTTCATGGACCCGCCAGGAGCGCTAAACATCAACCTCACCCTTCTCTAGACTCCACCTGCACGTTTTCTGGTGGATTTTCATGGACATCCTTCAGTGTAAGGTATTTCTATACAAGGTTCTCTGACTGGTCCCAGGCTGTGTAAAAGACAGAAGTGAAGCTGGAAGCGAAGAGAGCGCCACACCGTAGTTGGAGATCTGGACTGTGCGTGGGGCTTTGGAGGGCGCACGGCTCCGCCTGGCTCTTCACTTGCTGCTCCTTCTGTTGCTTTTTGAGTCCAAGCTCTTTTTCCACCTTTTGCTGTTCCTCTTTGAGCAGATCCTGAAGCCTTTTCCTTTCCCACCCTCCAGAAGAGATCCCAACTCCACCAAATCTGCCTCCAGTTGCTTCATCTGCATTTGACAGCAAAGGGAGACAGAAGATTGGTTTCCATTTTAATCAGAACACATAAATAACTCTTAACAAGTTGCTAAAGTGACTGAATCGGGCATGGATTTCTCCCCACACTCACAAATAAGTCTAATCCCATTCAAATGATATCTTTCTCTACCAAACCGATATTTTAATTCCACAATATTCCAAAGATCGTCGGACATTAAGAGTGGATGCTGGAAAATTCTGGTATATTCCAGCTAGCAAACCAGCAAGCTAAGGCTGCTCAGCTGTCGCTGGACAGtgaaaaacattaaatcagCATAAATGTGGTTTTATACTGGTTGTAAGAACAAAATTCCTACTTCCAAATGACGCACATTACAACTGGTAAGCCTTACTTACAGAATAATGAAGGGCGTCAACATTTACCTGCTCCGTCAGACACATTTTGGCATCGTTTTCACCAGTTATATCAGAATATAAAAGTCCGGCTCATAGATCGTTCAGGAAAATAttggaaaatattttaaataaacaaagattAAAAACGGACGCAAACTTCCGGTCTAAAAAGCGGAGCCAGACCGGAAGCGACTTCTTCTTCTATCTTTTTATGGCAGTTGAGAACACGTTGTATGTGGACTATCGCCACCTTCTGGACCGGAGGATGGAGCAGAATAAACAAAGGTCGAAATTTCATCATGCTAAAGTTTGACCTGATGATTGAGCTAAAAATATTTCCATAATTAGTTAGATATTAATCCTTAATAAaaccagagagagaaactttaaCCTAAAATGCCAAAAGTCTCTAAATCCATCAAATTATGTCAAGAATCTGGGCATCATCTTTAACTCAGCTGAGTTTTAGTccacacattaaaaatgtaatgtcCTAAATGTAAACTCCCAGCTTCCTCTTATTCTGGCTCCTCTCCTCAGATACTGCACGCAAAGTCAGACAGTAAAATATTGTCTAATGGCCACGCGGGAGGTCAAGGGGAGGAAGTCAGAAGCTTCAAAGCCGTAGCACAAACCAAACATGGCTCTTGGATGTGGTGAGAAGGTGTCAAGAAGAGGAACGTCACCTGGCCCAAACTGAAGCATGGAGTCCATCAGACTGAGCTTCATCGTCCGGACTCTATATGATGCGCCGCCCCTCTGCTAAATCTGCAGCTATGGCTCGGAAAGGTGCCATCCTGCCCCCCTGTGCACAACCTCAGCAACATTCAAGCACAGGCAGACGCTACCAGGTCCTCAGGCGAAGGTTCTGGTCAGATCACTAATGGGTCCCCAGAACAAACTCAGACCTTCTGCTCCACTGCAGAAGGTGATTAGCAGCAACAGGCTGGTTGCCAGGTGAGGAACGAGCTCCAGACCAGATTAGGTCTGAGCTGCAGAACCTCACGTTAAAGTGACGCCAACAAAAGCATCTTTTATGGATGACATCTGACATCTTGATGATGTGGGCGAGTTTGTGCACTAAGAGTCACAAATGTGAGGACACATGCAGCAAAATCAGGACTACTTTGTGTTGgatttgttggtgtttttgcttcttctttgtgttggatttgttggtgtttttgcttcttcTCAGGTGCAGACCTTCATCAGTGACGCCCAGGTAGGTGACCAGCTCAACACAGTCACACCTCAGGTGAACTCACCTGTCCTGAGGAGCCCGAGGTGCCACACAGACACGGGGAGGACACGCAAAGGCCTGACAGaaagactaaccctaacccagatcAGTTCTGTCTTCACAACCTCATTAACACACCTGGAGTCGTCACTAAATTATGAaggaaatgtatttttgtaaGGGAGTAAAGACatttacaaaaacagaaaagaggCCTTTATTGAGTGAGCACCAGTCAGCCAGTACAAACTGTGGGTTTGTGTTGGAATCGTAACAAAATCAGGAAAACTAAGCTAGCAATGAGAGCTGAGGATGTGGGCGGAGCTAATTATCAGTCCACTGTTACTGAGAGGCCCTCATACACAACCTGCACCTCTActgaagagaaaaagcaaaatgacATCATGCACACTGTATATATGTACATTCACACCCCTGACGGGAGCCGGAGCGTCTAACGCAGCGTCTCACTACTGcataaattaattattattaattattgacGCTCCATCTGACCTCTAATGCTGGAACACTAAAGCACAAACCAAGAGAGAGCCGAGGTAAAATAGGGCCGACATGTTTAAAACATCAGGTCTCATGTGAGGCAGACGTGGGACAACATGGACGCCATCTTTTACTGGAAAACATTTATGctgatttaatgtttttagaGTAAATATTAATCCTCTTTATTTGATGTCTCATGATGGTAAGAAAGGTGGAAAAAGACAGAGAACATGTCATCAGATGTTTCAGATGTTCTCAGGGGCTTTAATGCAGATGAGGGCTGACTCTCAACCATCCTATGGTTTATTCTGCAACCTGATGGAATAGAAGAGTCCAAATATCTTCTGATGATTGAATCAGTGGAAGAACGTAGCGCTGATGGTGCTGAAGCAGGTGAGCTGTGTTCCCCTGTGGGTGTTCAgagctccttcagcttcctACGAGTGTGTGCCAGTGTTTGCATTTGAAGCCTGCcagcatgtgcgtgtgtggtcCTCAGCCCCTCCCTGGACGTGTGCTGCCCACGTACGTGTTCTCCACACACAGCACGATGTGGTGGCGGGCGCAGGGGCGGGCGTGCTGCCCCAGCAGCCGTCCCgtctgcagcagcgccgcctGGCCCGTCACCGCCGAGTCGCCCGTCCGCCAGGCTTCGCAGTAGTTGGCGGTCAGACGGACGCCGACAGTACTGGAGCCGTGCCAGACCAGCTTCTCAGGCCTGGTGACCAAGGGACAGGGACAGTGAGCCAGGGTACATCACcttcacaatgcattatgggatacttTGAGCACACTAAACAGGCCACAATGATGCTCAGTCAAGGTCAGACACCCCTAGTCAAGAGAGTCAGTCATTTTGGACTCAGCGTGAATATTGGTAACTTTCTGCTTAAATGAGCACCCCAGAACCTTtatacagcccccccccccccacccccgtgtgTCCCTCACCATGCTGGATCAGTCATCACATCGCGGCCATCGAAGGAGTAGACAGGGAGAGACGGGTTAAATGTGCCTCCATTGCCAGAAAAGATGGACATCCAGCTGCTGAACAACACTTCGccctacgggggggggggggagtttgtGGTGAACTTTGCCAGAGGATCATAGTGAACACATGGATGAGGTCTCACCCTGAGATTGACCACTGGCATATCAGTGCGGTCGGCCTTCCTCACGATGGTGGCCAGGTcctggaggtgtgaggagaggaAGGCCCTGTAGGTGGAGGTCAGCCCCATGGAGCGGGCCTGCTGGTAGCACTGGAAGTCTGCCCCCCGGATGCCCCGCATGTCCCCTCTCAGGGGGCTGTTCAGGGCAACCAAGTGCAGCTGCAACCAAGGAGGGTTCAAAGATGTCCAGGTAAGAATATCAGATATTTATCTTCCTGGGGGGGACGGAGCCTTCGAGGCAATGGCAGGGCAGCCTCAACCCCAAccatataccccccccccccccgttattCACAACACCCAGGTGTGTTCGTTTGATCCAACAATGGTTAAATGTAACACAAAATCCACTTGGAAAGTCACGACTGGCAGcctggaaggtgtgtgtgtgtggtgtgtgtgtggtgtgtgtatggtggtgtggtgtgtgttgtgtgatggTCCTACACTCACCCCaggtatggtgtgtgtgtgtggtgtgtgtggtgtgttgtgtgtgcgtggtgaGTGTGATGGTCCCTGCACTCACCccaggtgtggtgtgtgtgtgtgtgttgtgatggtCCTGCACTCACCtcaggtgtggtgtgtgtgtgtgtgtgtgtgtgtgatggtcccTGCCACTCACCtcaggtgtggtgtgtgtgtgtgtgtgtgtgtgtgtgatggtccctgcactcaccccaggtgtggtgtgtgtgtgtgtgtgatggtccctgcactcaccccaggtgtgtgtgtgtgtgtgtgtgtgtgtgtgtgtgtgatggtccctgcactcactcaggtgtggtgtgtgtgtgtgtgtgatggtccctgcactcaccccaggtgggtgtgtgtgtgtgtgtgtgtgtgtgatggtccctgcactcaccccaggtgtggtgtgtgtgtgtgtgtggtgtgtgtgtgtgtgatggtccctgcactcacctcaggtgtggtgtgtgtgtgtgtgtgatggtccctgcactcaccccaggtgtggtgtggtgtgtggtgtgtgtgtgatggtccctgcactcaccccaggtgtggtgtgtgtgtgtgtgtgtgtgtgtgtgtgtgatggtccctgcactcaccccaggtgtggtgtgtgtgtgtgtgtgtgttgtgtgatggtccctgcactcaccccaggtgtggtgtgtgtgtgtgtgtgtgtgtgtgtgatggtcccTGCACTCACCCCAGGCGTGGCGTGGAAGGTGTGTGGGAGCACGTTGTAGCTGGGCTGATATCCTCTCCTGCCGTCATGGAGCTCCTGTGTGGAGGAGAGTGATCACCAGGGTTCTACC from Takifugu flavidus isolate HTHZ2018 chromosome 15, ASM371156v2, whole genome shotgun sequence includes:
- the LOC130538606 gene encoding calcyclin-binding protein-like, whose product is MNIFNLLHPIDPKDSFKKIKRDMVLVMCKKQTSQKWECLTKVEQQTKEKKEHAGVDGSSDPSQGLMNILKKIYSEGDDETKRTLNKAWAESQEKRRGDTMDF